From one Sulfurovum sp. UBA12169 genomic stretch:
- a CDS encoding dephospho-CoA kinase, whose amino-acid sequence MSFKYAIALTGGIATGKSSATIILSLYGFRFIDADKIAHQILDEQHMTIAEMFGSDLVLDNKVDRKSLGGIVFADSTKRKILESFLHPLIYNEIERQAHMEEQFQKPYIIDIPLFFEGGRYPIEKSLVVYTTREQQLQRLMQRDKYNQTEASNRIDSQMSIEEKRKKATYIIDNSGGLKQLQHECERAKEAILKDFL is encoded by the coding sequence ATGTCATTTAAATACGCCATTGCACTGACAGGAGGAATTGCTACAGGAAAGAGTTCGGCAACCATTATCCTTTCTTTATATGGATTTCGTTTTATCGATGCAGATAAGATAGCACATCAAATATTGGATGAACAGCATATGACAATTGCAGAGATGTTTGGGAGCGATCTGGTTTTAGACAATAAGGTGGACAGGAAGAGTCTGGGAGGCATAGTATTTGCAGACAGTACGAAACGTAAAATACTCGAGTCTTTCTTGCATCCCCTTATTTATAATGAGATAGAACGGCAAGCGCATATGGAAGAGCAATTCCAAAAGCCCTACATCATAGATATTCCGCTTTTTTTTGAAGGCGGCCGTTATCCTATAGAAAAATCTCTTGTAGTTTACACAACAAGAGAGCAGCAATTGCAGAGATTAATGCAAAGAGATAAATATAATCAAACAGAAGCAAGCAATCGCATAGATTCTCAAATGAGCATAGAAGAGAAACGCAAAAAAGCCACGTATATTATTGACAACAGTGGCGGCTTGAAGCAATTGCAGCATGAGTGTGAACGCGCCAAAGAAGCCATTTTAAAGGATTTTTTATGA
- a CDS encoding diaminopimelate epimerase, with the protein MTVTKYSGNGNDFIIFIAQEKADRSQLAKKLCHRQNGVGADGMVVVLPHPEYDFEWEFYNADGSHADMCGNASRCVAHFAHEKGISKDNKAEFLTGAGVIRATINGLYVVSDMVEPQILREDIFEYGEMWWLINSGVPHLVAVRENIDAFDLEQARILRQKYNCNVNICKIDGDTMHVRTYERGVEDETLACGTGMVACFIRNHKEGKAPDQIKVHPKSGDELYVSYEDGVYRFGGKVTKTFVAETLI; encoded by the coding sequence ATGACAGTGACAAAATATTCAGGTAACGGCAATGATTTTATTATTTTTATAGCACAGGAAAAAGCAGACAGAAGCCAATTAGCCAAAAAACTATGTCATAGGCAAAACGGTGTGGGAGCAGACGGAATGGTTGTTGTGCTGCCTCATCCTGAATATGATTTTGAGTGGGAATTTTATAATGCAGACGGAAGTCATGCCGACATGTGCGGAAATGCTTCCCGCTGTGTAGCGCATTTTGCACACGAAAAAGGTATTTCTAAAGACAATAAAGCCGAATTTTTAACCGGAGCAGGGGTTATACGTGCCACAATCAATGGGCTTTATGTGGTGAGCGACATGGTTGAGCCTCAAATACTCCGAGAAGACATTTTTGAGTATGGTGAAATGTGGTGGCTAATCAATTCGGGGGTGCCTCATTTGGTTGCAGTGCGTGAAAATATTGATGCTTTTGATTTGGAACAGGCAAGAATTTTACGTCAAAAATATAATTGTAATGTTAATATCTGCAAAATAGACGGAGATACGATGCATGTGCGCACCTATGAGCGAGGCGTAGAGGATGAGACTTTAGCTTGCGGGACAGGGATGGTTGCTTGTTTTATACGAAATCATAAAGAAGGCAAGGCACCTGATCAAATAAAGGTGCATCCAAAAAGCGGTGATGAGCTTTATGTGAGTTATGAAGACGGAGTTTATCGTTTTGGGGGAAAGGTGACAAAAACATTTGTCGCAGAGACCTTGATATGA
- a CDS encoding threonine--tRNA ligase, translating to MSENIIGYIDNQGNIIDTQTAQGSCKAIPIEFDNSQKALEIIRHSTAHLMAQAIAELYPNSQFFVGPVVDEGFYYDFRVTEKIGEEDLKNIEKKMKELIKKKYSIEKYTISKEEALEKFANDDLKLAVFSRITDDTVSIYKQGEFEDLCRGPHVPSLRFLNNFKLTRVAGAYLGGNEKAEMLTRIYGIAFADKESLNAHLTMLEEAKKRDHRKIGTEMELFMFNDEAGAGLPFWMPQGAKLRVKLEEILHKAHRIRGYQPVRGPEILKSDMWRTSGHYACYGENMYLTNIDEQEYGIKPMNCIGHIQIFKQTQKSYRDLPLKFYEYGVVHRHEKSGVLHGLLRVREFTQDDAHIFCTPEQISTVVLDVVEFVDAVMKLFGFNYTMEVATKPDKAIGEDSVWELATQGLKDALDGNSLPYTIDEGGGAFYGPKIDVKITDALGRKWQCGTIQVDFNLPQRFDVEYVAEDNTRRQPVMIHRAILGSFERFIAILTEHYAGEFPFFLAPTQVIFVPIAQSHVAYANTLRQALMLEGIDAEVSDKNDSLNKRIRTAEKQRVPYVVVIGDEEVSTQTVAIRDRRAKEQYNLTQDEFMVKLIQQLQEGKI from the coding sequence TTGAGCGAAAATATTATCGGTTACATTGATAACCAGGGTAACATTATAGATACACAAACCGCGCAAGGATCATGCAAGGCAATCCCCATAGAATTTGACAACAGCCAAAAGGCACTTGAGATCATTCGACATTCAACCGCACATCTTATGGCACAAGCAATCGCTGAACTTTATCCTAATTCCCAATTTTTTGTGGGACCTGTGGTGGATGAAGGATTTTACTATGATTTTAGGGTCACCGAAAAGATAGGGGAAGAAGATCTTAAGAATATTGAAAAAAAGATGAAAGAACTCATCAAGAAAAAATACAGTATCGAAAAATATACAATAAGCAAAGAAGAGGCACTTGAAAAGTTTGCGAATGATGATCTTAAACTAGCGGTGTTTTCTCGCATTACAGATGATACGGTAAGCATCTACAAACAGGGAGAATTTGAGGATCTTTGCAGGGGACCGCATGTTCCTTCATTAAGATTTCTTAACAATTTTAAACTGACCCGCGTTGCTGGAGCATATCTTGGCGGGAATGAAAAGGCAGAGATGCTAACACGTATCTATGGAATTGCTTTTGCGGATAAAGAATCTCTTAATGCCCATTTGACTATGCTTGAAGAGGCAAAAAAGCGTGATCATCGCAAAATCGGCACAGAAATGGAACTTTTCATGTTTAATGACGAAGCAGGCGCAGGATTGCCGTTTTGGATGCCACAAGGTGCAAAGTTGAGAGTAAAATTGGAGGAGATCCTTCATAAGGCGCACCGCATCAGGGGTTATCAGCCAGTACGCGGTCCTGAGATACTCAAATCTGATATGTGGAGAACATCAGGCCATTATGCTTGTTATGGTGAAAACATGTATTTGACAAACATTGATGAACAAGAATACGGCATTAAACCGATGAACTGTATCGGACATATTCAGATCTTTAAGCAGACGCAAAAAAGCTATCGTGATCTTCCACTAAAATTTTATGAGTATGGCGTTGTGCACAGACATGAAAAATCAGGGGTATTGCATGGTTTGCTCAGAGTTCGTGAATTTACACAAGATGATGCACATATTTTCTGCACACCGGAGCAGATTAGCACGGTAGTCCTTGATGTGGTAGAGTTTGTGGATGCCGTCATGAAACTGTTCGGATTTAATTACACGATGGAAGTTGCAACAAAACCAGATAAGGCTATTGGGGAAGATAGCGTTTGGGAATTAGCAACGCAAGGTTTGAAAGATGCTCTTGACGGGAACAGTTTGCCTTATACGATAGATGAGGGCGGCGGCGCATTTTATGGCCCAAAAATAGACGTGAAGATTACTGATGCACTCGGTCGAAAATGGCAGTGCGGAACGATTCAGGTTGATTTTAATTTGCCGCAACGTTTTGATGTAGAGTATGTTGCGGAGGACAATACCAGAAGGCAGCCGGTAATGATACACCGAGCAATCCTTGGTTCATTTGAAAGATTCATTGCTATCTTGACTGAACATTATGCCGGAGAATTCCCATTTTTTCTTGCGCCAACACAAGTAATATTTGTACCGATTGCGCAAAGTCATGTTGCCTATGCAAATACTCTTAGACAGGCACTTATGCTAGAAGGAATAGATGCGGAAGTATCTGATAAAAATGATTCGCTCAATAAACGTATTCGTACCGCAGAAAAGCAAAGAGTGCCATATGTGGTAGTTATTGGCGATGAAGAAGTAAGCACGCAAACGGTTGCAATACGCGACAGAAGAGCCAAAGAACAATATAATCTTACACAAGACGAATTTATGGTAAAATTAATACAACAACTTCAAGAAGGTAAAATTTGA
- a CDS encoding translation initiation factor IF-3 has product MSKQNDRNRGRKKGDDVIMNDEIRATELRVLGDDGEQYGIIPKAEALSIAEAKGLDLVLVSPDAQPPVAKVMDYGKHKYEVEKKKKEAKKNQKKIEVKEVKFSCKIAENDINYKVKHAREFLEDGKHVKLRVFLRGREMANPEWGIEVLQRVWPMLQDVGHLEKDAHQEGRYINMYVTPLKK; this is encoded by the coding sequence TTGAGCAAACAAAACGATAGAAACAGGGGTAGAAAAAAAGGCGATGACGTCATTATGAATGACGAAATCAGGGCGACTGAGCTTAGAGTACTGGGTGATGATGGCGAACAATACGGGATCATTCCTAAGGCCGAAGCGCTTAGTATCGCTGAAGCCAAAGGATTGGACTTGGTGCTTGTTTCTCCAGATGCCCAACCTCCTGTTGCTAAAGTGATGGACTACGGAAAGCATAAGTATGAAGTCGAAAAAAAGAAAAAAGAGGCCAAAAAAAACCAAAAGAAAATTGAAGTTAAAGAGGTCAAATTTTCTTGCAAAATAGCAGAAAACGATATCAACTACAAAGTCAAACATGCCAGGGAATTTCTGGAAGACGGTAAGCATGTGAAGCTTCGTGTATTTTTGCGAGGACGAGAAATGGCAAATCCAGAGTGGGGCATTGAGGTGTTGCAGCGCGTATGGCCAATGCTTCAAGACGTTGGGCATTTGGAGAAAGATGCCCACCAAGAAGGTCGTTACATCAATATGTATGTCACCCCGCTCAAAAAATAA
- a CDS encoding 50S ribosomal protein L35 → MPKMKSVKGAVKRFKIKKSGKIKRGTAFRSHILTKVDGKHHRSMRSPKHVDSVDAKNIKEMIN, encoded by the coding sequence ATGCCTAAAATGAAAAGCGTTAAAGGCGCAGTGAAGCGTTTTAAGATTAAAAAAAGCGGCAAAATCAAAAGAGGAACGGCATTTAGAAGCCACATCCTTACTAAAGTGGACGGTAAACACCACAGAAGCATGAGAAGCCCCAAGCATGTTGACAGCGTAGATGCAAAAAACATTAAAGAGATGATTAACTAA
- a CDS encoding 50S ribosomal protein L20, which translates to MRVKTGVVRHRRHKRLLKQARGFYSGRRKHFRKAKEQLERSLVYAYRDRRQKKRDFRRLWIIRINAAARLNDLNYSRFMHGLKLANIELDRKILADMAMNAPEAFTKVASASKAALAK; encoded by the coding sequence ATGAGAGTAAAAACAGGTGTCGTTAGACACAGAAGACATAAAAGATTATTAAAACAAGCAAGAGGATTCTATAGCGGAAGAAGAAAACACTTCAGAAAAGCAAAAGAGCAACTTGAGCGTTCATTGGTATATGCTTACAGAGACAGAAGACAGAAAAAAAGAGATTTTAGAAGACTTTGGATTATTCGTATAAATGCAGCCGCAAGATTAAATGACTTGAATTACTCAAGATTTATGCATGGTCTTAAACTGGCAAATATTGAACTTGACAGAAAAATTCTTGCAGACATGGCAATGAATGCACCTGAAGCCTTCACAAAAGTAGCCAGTGCTTCAAAAGCAGCACTAGCAAAATAA